The Vitis vinifera cultivar Pinot Noir 40024 chromosome 12, ASM3070453v1 genome has a segment encoding these proteins:
- the LOC100252893 gene encoding uncharacterized protein LOC100252893 — translation MSREFVHHHPRISTPSLLPTSHLISNTRSQLTTGMTSAKGPMVPLRWSRRRPSTAVTTPRFAAVTASLSPLDLTEDNVRQVLADARVELAQIFDNSVGITGEAELAELDGPFVKISLRGRFWHKRSTVLARVANYLKQRIPEILEVDIEDEKQLDDSPENF, via the exons ATGTCTCGGGAATTTGTCCATCATCACCCTCGCATATCCACACCGTCACTCCTACCTACATCTCATCTGATCTCGAATACCAGAAGCCAACTGACGACAGGAATGACAAGCGCGAAGGGGCCAATGGTGCCGCTGAGATGGAGTCGCCGGAGACCATCGACGGCCGTCACCACACCGCGCTTCGCAGCCGTGACAGCTTCGCTTTCACCGCTCGATTTAACAGAAGATAACGTCCGGCAGGTTTTAGCCGATGCTCGAGTGGAG CTTGCGCAGATCTTCGACAATTCAGTTGGAATAACAGGAGAAGCCGAGCTAGCTGAATTGGATGGACCATTTGTGAAGATCAGTCTCAGAGGTCGCTTTTGGCACAAACGTTCCACAGTGTTGGCCAGAGTTGCTAATTACTTGAAGCAGAGAATTCCG GAAATCTTGGAGGTAGATATAGAGGACGAGAAACAACTGGATGACAGCCCTGAGAATTTTTGA